The sequence below is a genomic window from Granulicatella elegans.
ACTTAAATGATCGAGCATTACGAAAAGTTATTGTAGGATTAGGGGGCCCGATTCAAGGAGTTCCACGTGAAGATGGATTTGATATTACGGTTGCGAGTGAAATGATGGCAATTTTATGTTTAGCAAGAGATTTAAATAACTTAAAACAACGTTTAGAAAATATTGTTATTGGATATACTTTTGAAAAAGTTCCAGTAACGGTGAAAGATTTAAACGTTCAAGGGGCTTTAACATTATTATTAAAAGATGCGTTAAAACCGAATTTAGTTCAAACATTAGAACATACGCCAGCAATTGTTCATGGTGGCCCATTTGCCAATATTGCACACGGATGTAATAGTGTGATTGCCACAAATGCCGCTCTAGCACTTGGAGAAATTGTTGTAACTGAAGCTGGTTTTGGAGCTGATTTAGGGGCTCAGAAATTTTTAGAAATTAAAGTTCCCCAATTACAAAAAGTACCTGATATAGTTGTCATTGTAGCTACGATTCGTTCGCTTAAAATGCATGGAGGAGTTTCCCTATCTGGTTTAACAGAAGGAGAAAATTTAGAAGCTTTAGAAAAAGGATTTGCTAATTTAGAAAAACATATTGAAAATATGACGGAGCATTATGGACTTCCAGCAGTTGTTGCATTAAACGAATTTGTAACAGATACCCCACAAGAAAAAGAATTAGTGCAAACTCTTTGTCAGAAAAAAGGAATTTCTTGTATCTCTACTTCTGTATGGGAAAATGGTGGAAACGGTGGAGTAGATTTAGCGAAAGAAGTGTTACACTTATTAGAACATTCAACCCCTCAATTCCATGCAGTCTGTGAAGAAAACAGTACGATTCAAGAACAAATTGAAGCTATTGCAACTAAAATTTATGGAGCAAGTTCTGTTCAATATACAAAAGAAGCGAAATTACAATTAAAACAGTTGAAGAACAATGGTTGGGATCATTTACCAGTTTGTATTGCTAAGACGCAATATTCCTTCTCAGATGATGCAACTTTATTAGGCAGACCAACAGGATTTGAATTAACAGTTCGATCGCTCGTTCCTAAATTAGGAGCAGGTTTTGTTGTAGCTTTAACGGGCAATATTTTAACAATGCCAGGATTGCCAAAGAAACCAGCTGCATTAGAGATGGATGTATTAGAAGACGGTAGAGCGACCGGTTTATTTTAAAAATAAAAGGAGAGTATTATGAAAGATTTTCGTGTAGATCATTTGAAAAAAACATATGGCGCTAAAACATTATTAGCAGATGTTTCGTTCATTATTAATGAAGGAGAACATGTTGGCTTAATTGGTCAAAACGGTACAGGAAAAAGCTCGCTATTAAATATTTTAGCCGGATTAGATGAAGCTGAGAGTGGTACGATTACTTGTTCAAATGATTTTAGAATTGGGTATCTTTCACAAAATCCTTCTTTAAATCCTGAACATACGGTATTTGAAGCTATTTATCAATCAGACAATCCTCTATTAAGATTAGTTCATGATTATGAATGGAGTGTCGAACAATTACAACAACATCCACAAGATGAAAAATATTTCAAACAATTTGAAGCATTGGAACAAAAAATGAATCAAGTGGATGGATGGCAGTATGAAGTGAAAATTAAATCCATTTTACAGCACGTGGGAATTGAAGATATTCATCAACAAATTTCTACATTATCTGGTGGACAAAAGAAACGAGTAGGTCTTGCTAAAGTGTTAATGGAAGAGCCGGATTTATTATTATTAGATGAGCCGACAAACCACTTAGATATGCAAGCCATTCAATGGTTAGAACAATATTTAGCTTCGTACAAAGGTTCTTTACTATTAGTTACTCATGATCGTTATTTCTTAGAACGAGTAGTAGACCATATGTTTGAATTAACTCAAGGAAGAATCGAAGCATATGATGGGAATTATCAATCTTATTTAGAACAAAAATCTCAACGAGAACAAATTGCGCAAAAAATGTCTCACAAACAACAACGGTTATACCAACAAGAATTACAATG
It includes:
- a CDS encoding formate--tetrahydrofolate ligase, with protein sequence MKSDIQIAQEAVMKPIREIASSIGLDDEQIEFYGKYKAKIDVNRISKEKKGKLVLVTAMSPTPAGEGKSTVTIGLADAFKKLGKKSIIALREPSLGPVMGIKGGACGGGYAQVIPMEEINLHFTGDMHALTCATNALAAFIDNHIYQGNELQIDSRRVIWKRAVDLNDRALRKVIVGLGGPIQGVPREDGFDITVASEMMAILCLARDLNNLKQRLENIVIGYTFEKVPVTVKDLNVQGALTLLLKDALKPNLVQTLEHTPAIVHGGPFANIAHGCNSVIATNAALALGEIVVTEAGFGADLGAQKFLEIKVPQLQKVPDIVVIVATIRSLKMHGGVSLSGLTEGENLEALEKGFANLEKHIENMTEHYGLPAVVALNEFVTDTPQEKELVQTLCQKKGISCISTSVWENGGNGGVDLAKEVLHLLEHSTPQFHAVCEENSTIQEQIEAIATKIYGASSVQYTKEAKLQLKQLKNNGWDHLPVCIAKTQYSFSDDATLLGRPTGFELTVRSLVPKLGAGFVVALTGNILTMPGLPKKPAALEMDVLEDGRATGLF